In the Clostridium beijerinckii genome, one interval contains:
- a CDS encoding pyridoxal phosphate-dependent aminotransferase codes for MGTYNEYINSYDEYTINLDSNEIYLEMDPKILMKMKSCLTNVLFHRYPTNEMTTIKELYANYANIESKNIIVGNGSDEMLELVVSKAIKNGKKALTLGPDFTMYDFFVSRFGGELKKYDIGQTMNFNVQEFINIGKQEAVDLIIFSNPNNPTGIGIELEDIVNILEVFKNTVVLVDEAYYEFYGKSMIPYINKYKNLVVTRTLSKAWGLASLRVGFLITHESNISELLNYKIPYTISSFSQNLASMALRYPENVVKNAKQIVKQREELYENLKEVEKNAAMKIQFYPSKGNYIFGRTPHKEALIKGLESIGIIIRNFNDDSFRITVGSPMQNRKVVEGIKKIFIYV; via the coding sequence ATGGGAACGTATAATGAGTATATAAATTCGTATGATGAGTATACAATAAATCTAGATAGCAATGAAATTTATCTAGAGATGGACCCAAAGATACTAATGAAAATGAAATCTTGCTTAACTAATGTACTTTTCCATAGGTATCCTACAAATGAGATGACTACCATTAAAGAATTATATGCAAATTATGCAAATATAGAGAGCAAAAATATAATTGTAGGAAATGGGTCTGATGAAATGCTTGAACTTGTTGTAAGTAAGGCTATTAAAAATGGAAAGAAGGCATTAACTCTAGGACCAGATTTTACAATGTATGATTTTTTTGTTTCAAGATTTGGTGGAGAATTAAAGAAATATGATATAGGGCAAACTATGAATTTTAATGTTCAGGAATTTATAAATATAGGAAAACAAGAAGCCGTAGATTTAATTATCTTTTCAAATCCCAATAATCCTACTGGAATTGGAATAGAGTTAGAAGATATAGTTAATATTTTAGAAGTTTTTAAAAATACTGTTGTTCTTGTAGATGAGGCTTATTATGAATTCTACGGAAAATCAATGATTCCATATATAAATAAATATAAAAACTTGGTTGTTACAAGAACCTTGTCAAAGGCTTGGGGGCTTGCATCGTTGAGAGTAGGATTTTTGATAACTCATGAGAGTAATATTTCTGAATTATTAAATTATAAAATTCCATATACAATAAGTTCGTTTTCGCAAAATCTGGCCTCAATGGCTTTGAGATACCCAGAAAATGTTGTTAAAAATGCAAAACAAATAGTTAAACAAAGAGAAGAATTATATGAGAATTTAAAAGAGGTTGAAAAAAATGCCGCAATGAAAATACAATTCTATCCGTCAAAGGGAAACTACATCTTTGGACGAACACCTCATAAGGAAGCTCTTATTAAGGGACTTGAGAGTATTGGGATAATAATTAGAAATTTTAATGATGACAGTTTCAGAATTACAGTTGGTTCACCAATGCAAAATAGGAAAGTAGTTGAAGGAATAAAAAAGATTTTTATATATGTATAA
- the hisB gene encoding imidazoleglycerol-phosphate dehydratase HisB produces MSDRSSRRERITKETSVRVEIDLDGNGNSEINTGIGFLDHMLTLFSFNSKVNLDVFAKGDSYVCDHHTIEDIGITLGEAFKESLGDKHGINRYGTFYVPMDETLALASIDVSNRPFLVFDCDFKREKVGEMSTEMVVEFFRAFAFNAGITLHLKVLYGENDHHKIEALFKAFGRAIKEAISRSSDNDIPSTKGSL; encoded by the coding sequence ATGTCAGATAGAAGCTCAAGAAGAGAAAGAATAACTAAAGAAACTAGTGTTAGAGTAGAAATTGACTTAGATGGAAACGGGAATAGTGAAATAAATACAGGGATTGGATTTCTAGACCACATGTTAACTTTGTTTTCATTTAATAGTAAGGTTAACTTGGATGTGTTTGCTAAAGGAGATTCTTATGTATGTGATCATCATACAATAGAAGATATCGGAATAACATTAGGAGAAGCATTTAAAGAATCACTAGGAGATAAGCATGGCATAAACAGATATGGAACTTTTTATGTACCAATGGATGAAACGCTTGCTTTAGCGTCAATTGATGTGAGCAATAGACCCTTTTTGGTTTTTGATTGTGATTTTAAGAGAGAAAAAGTTGGTGAAATGTCAACTGAAATGGTGGTTGAGTTTTTCAGAGCCTTTGCATTTAATGCTGGAATAACACTTCATTTAAAAGTTTTATATGGTGAAAATGATCATCATAAAATAGAAGCTTTATTTAAAGCTTTTGGAAGAGCAATTAAAGAAGCTATATCTAGAAGTAGTGATAATGATATACCATCTACTAAAGGAAGCTTATAA
- the hisH gene encoding imidazole glycerol phosphate synthase subunit HisH has protein sequence MIVIIDYGMGNLKSVKNALDYLEIENKISCSKDEIRAADALILPGVGAFPDAMETIEKLSLDKIISEEVKRNKPLLGICLGMQLLFENGFEGIERKGLGLLKGSIIKMKDDKVNNIKIPHIGWNDLVFSRSDELFRGIDEGGFVYYVHSYFAQGYNDEDLVAYSEYGENKIPGVVRCKNVIGAQFHPEKSGSVGLAILKNFGELIK, from the coding sequence ATGATAGTTATAATAGACTATGGAATGGGAAACTTAAAAAGCGTTAAGAATGCCCTGGATTATCTTGAGATTGAGAATAAGATCTCATGTAGTAAAGATGAAATCAGAGCTGCTGATGCATTAATATTACCAGGCGTTGGAGCATTCCCAGATGCTATGGAAACTATTGAAAAGTTATCTTTAGACAAAATAATATCAGAAGAAGTAAAAAGGAATAAACCGCTTCTTGGAATATGTCTCGGTATGCAATTATTATTTGAAAATGGATTTGAAGGAATTGAAAGAAAAGGGCTCGGCTTATTAAAGGGTAGTATTATTAAAATGAAAGATGATAAAGTTAATAATATAAAGATCCCACATATTGGTTGGAATGATTTGGTGTTTAGTAGAAGCGATGAACTTTTCAGAGGTATAGATGAAGGGGGATTTGTTTATTATGTGCATTCTTATTTTGCACAAGGTTATAATGATGAAGATTTGGTAGCATACAGCGAATATGGGGAAAATAAGATACCAGGTGTAGTTAGGTGCAAAAATGTAATAGGAGCTCAATTTCATCCGGAAAAAAGTGGATCTGTAGGTTTGGCCATTTTAAAAAATTTTGGGGAGTTGATTAAATGA
- the hisA gene encoding 1-(5-phosphoribosyl)-5-[(5-phosphoribosylamino)methylideneamino]imidazole-4-carboxamide isomerase: MIILPAIDIIDGKPVRLYQGDYNKKEIVADDVFETAKSFQDMGAEYIHLVDLDGAKSGSNQNHELVIKIANELNIPVELGGGIRSFETIKYLLDNGVARVILGTIAMEDEELLKKAIAIYDSKIAVGIDCKDGKVYGRGWLAASDLDYIEFAKKMENIGVKNIIVTDISKDGTLEGPNVEMLKKLKRTVSIDITASGGIKDIENIKELKNIDLYGAITGKAIYAKTLSLEKAIEISKEGR; this comes from the coding sequence ATGATAATTTTACCAGCAATTGATATAATTGATGGCAAGCCAGTAAGATTGTATCAGGGAGATTATAATAAAAAAGAAATTGTTGCAGATGATGTATTTGAAACAGCAAAATCTTTTCAAGATATGGGAGCAGAATATATACATTTAGTAGATTTAGATGGGGCTAAAAGTGGAAGTAATCAAAATCATGAGTTAGTAATTAAAATTGCTAATGAGCTTAATATTCCTGTGGAACTAGGTGGAGGAATAAGATCTTTTGAAACTATTAAATATCTTTTAGATAATGGAGTAGCAAGAGTAATTCTTGGAACTATAGCAATGGAAGATGAAGAGTTACTAAAAAAGGCAATAGCAATATATGATAGCAAAATAGCAGTTGGAATAGACTGTAAAGATGGCAAAGTATATGGAAGGGGATGGCTTGCGGCCAGTGACCTTGACTATATAGAATTTGCTAAAAAGATGGAGAATATTGGTGTTAAGAATATAATAGTAACCGATATTAGTAAAGATGGAACATTAGAAGGACCTAATGTAGAAATGCTTAAAAAACTTAAGAGAACAGTAAGTATTGATATTACAGCTTCTGGTGGAATTAAGGATATTGAAAATATTAAAGAATTAAAAAACATAGACTTATATGGGGCAATAACAGGTAAAGCTATATATGCTAAAACATTGTCTTTAGAAAAAGCAATAGAAATTTCTAAAGAGGGGAGATAA
- the hisF gene encoding imidazole glycerol phosphate synthase subunit HisF, which translates to MHTKRIIPCLDVKEGRVVKGINFEGLVDVGDPVALAEYYNKQGADELVFLDITATHEKRGIMEKVVQSVAEKIFIPFTVGGGLQTLDDIKSILRAGADKVSLNSAAVRNKMLIKEGAFYFGSQCIVLAADAKKRSDNTGWNVVINGGRIDTGLDLLKWIEEATALGAGEILLTSMDADGTKKGFDLELTKAVSDITNVPVIASGGCGCLEDFYDVFKSNIADAALAASLFHYGELTVDEVKRYLHDKNVSVRI; encoded by the coding sequence ATGCATACTAAGAGAATTATTCCATGCCTTGATGTAAAAGAAGGAAGGGTTGTTAAAGGAATTAATTTTGAGGGATTGGTCGATGTAGGTGATCCTGTTGCACTTGCAGAATATTATAATAAGCAAGGAGCGGATGAATTAGTATTTTTAGATATAACAGCAACTCATGAAAAACGTGGGATAATGGAAAAAGTTGTTCAAAGTGTAGCTGAAAAAATTTTCATCCCATTTACAGTGGGTGGAGGACTTCAGACTTTAGATGATATAAAGTCAATACTTAGAGCAGGAGCAGATAAGGTGAGTTTAAACTCAGCAGCTGTTAGAAATAAAATGCTTATAAAAGAAGGAGCTTTCTATTTTGGAAGTCAGTGTATAGTATTGGCAGCTGATGCAAAGAAAAGATCTGATAATACAGGATGGAATGTTGTAATAAACGGAGGAAGAATTGATACAGGATTGGATCTGCTAAAGTGGATTGAAGAAGCAACAGCGCTTGGAGCAGGAGAAATTCTTTTAACATCTATGGATGCAGATGGAACTAAAAAAGGCTTTGATTTGGAATTAACAAAAGCTGTAAGTGATATAACTAATGTTCCGGTAATAGCTTCAGGTGGATGCGGTTGTTTAGAAGATTTTTATGATGTATTTAAAAGTAATATAGCGGATGCAGCACTTGCCGCTTCTCTTTTTCACTATGGGGAGTTAACTGTTGATGAGGTTAAAAGATATTTACATGATAAAAATGTTTCAGTACGTATATAA
- the hisI gene encoding phosphoribosyl-AMP cyclohydrolase has translation MEICKRVEQVDFEKMNGLIPTIVQDYKTKEVLMLAYMSKESLNKTLEDNTTWFYSRSRDELWNKGATSGHFQYVKEIKIDCDNDTILILAEQVGAACHTGNRTCFYRDL, from the coding sequence ATGGAGATTTGCAAGAGAGTGGAACAAGTTGATTTTGAAAAGATGAATGGATTGATTCCAACTATAGTTCAAGATTATAAAACTAAAGAGGTTTTAATGTTAGCCTATATGTCAAAAGAAAGTTTAAATAAGACATTAGAGGATAATACAACTTGGTTTTACAGTAGAAGTAGGGATGAACTTTGGAATAAAGGAGCAACTTCGGGACATTTTCAGTATGTGAAAGAAATAAAAATAGATTGTGATAATGATACCATTTTGATATTAGCTGAGCAAGTTGGAGCGGCATGCCATACAGGAAATAGAACTTGTTTTTATAGGGATTTGTAA
- the hisE gene encoding phosphoribosyl-ATP diphosphatase: MDENIKALYETILKRKTEGEEGSYTKYLFEKGTNKILKKVGEECTEVIISCKENNKEEQINEICDLTYHLLVLMAQMNISIEEVGAELEKRRNKINNFKGERKPITNV, from the coding sequence ATGGATGAAAATATAAAGGCTTTATATGAGACTATATTAAAAAGAAAAACAGAAGGTGAAGAGGGATCCTATACGAAGTATCTTTTTGAAAAGGGAACAAACAAGATACTAAAAAAAGTTGGAGAAGAATGCACGGAAGTTATAATTAGTTGTAAAGAAAATAATAAAGAAGAACAGATAAATGAGATTTGTGATCTTACTTATCACTTACTTGTTCTAATGGCTCAAATGAATATTTCAATTGAAGAAGTAGGAGCAGAATTGGAAAAGAGGAGAAATAAAATTAATAATTTTAAAGGTGAAAGAAAACCGATAACAAATGTTTAA